gttttgtaatttGCATTTCATGCAGCGTGAGAATTTGAATCAAgtaataaacataaatattgAGCAAAGCTGTTTCATCATTTTGAGGTGAACCATGTGTGATAAATGTGGGCTGGTGTTAATGGGAGTTTCAGGTTCTTCAGGCAGTTTGAGAAAACATAAATAGTCCCTCCTCAAAAGTTTCTTGTATTTACTTCTCTTGCCACCTTCTTCCCAGAGCCAGCTGTTTTTTAGATATCagactgttctttttctgtaaattcAAATTACTCTTTTGTCATTTATGAGGAGGTAATGTTATATACAGGTTTTAACAGCTATTATACCAGGAAAACTGGTATTTTCCACAATGGATTGAATAGGAGATGTCAGCTCTCCACTGGTTCAAATGTCAGAGTTATAATCTGCTGAACTGACactaaaagacaaaaaaatcccatgggTTGTAGTCCTACAAACCACACCACAAAGGCCTCAGTCGCTGCCACATTTAACCGATGCTATGTCCTCTTGATAGTTAAAGACTTGGTCTTCCAGCTGCTCTTTCAAATTAGTTTGTATGGAAGAAAGCCAAAGCTTGAAATGTATGTAAGCAAAGCCTCCTTATAGCAAACAAAAGACCTCCAGGGTGCTGGGAATCAGGTGAGCCTTTGGACAGTTCATTCAATAAAttcaataatttatttgaatttgaATGAAGTTTGGACAGTTCATTCAATAAAGCATCAGGAGTTTTACAGTAAACTTCAGACCACGTGGAACTGACTTTTAGCAGAGACAAGGTATAGGGTAAGAGCAACCATTGGTCTGAGGAAGCATGTGACTTTCTATATTCCTGTGTTTCCACTCACTAACCATcacttaaaaatagtttttcttacAAGGTTTAAAAAATTTGAGGAATTACATCCACAACAGCAAGCAGATCTTGGTGGGGTAGCTACGATTAGATGGGATGGATCTGGAACTAAATGAGTGCTGCAGAGGATCCCGGCTGCTCTGCCTTTCCCATTTCCGTGGGATCtaaacttttccttttgttccaaGGGAATCTGTGCGGTGGTACTCTTACACTTAGTCATGTTGCCAGCTGACCAGTTCACGGCCAGCACCAGCCTCAGTAGCTGCAGGGAGCTGATTGCCCTGACCTGAGGGCAGTGGCTCAGACACCAGCCATTGTCATCACTTTGTCAGCCCAGATACTTAGCTCCTTCCTTCAGGACAGTTTAGCAGGATATCTTAACACCCATACTTAAGGGCTTCTTTTGCTATGGGAGCTTTTGTTCTGGTCATCTTTACCACAACAGATTTGCTTACAGATTTTCCAGGTCCTGACAGCAAGCAGAACATCCCTTCAGGCTGTTGTTTTGATACCGGATACCACTGTGGAAGCTGTGGGTCTTGCTGGAAGAGCAATTCAATTTACCAGAGacaattaaatgaaataaaaggcagatTTATAGTTGGCTTTGTTGGGCAATGAGTGCTGAGAAATGTGCTGTGTGCACTGCTGCGTTATGGAGTAAAGTTGGGCATGCCCAGCAGCTCTTGTCCTTGTTTCTGCATCTTCAGCCTTCAGTTTCTGGTCAGATGTTCTCTGAACACTGCTGCATTATGCTTCACCATACTTTTTAATGTAGCAAAATATATAGCCTAAGATCTTTTGGCAGCTgaaccacaaaaagaaaaccatcttgTGAGATAAGCATCTTGAATCAGGAGATGGTGACATGCTTTCCTCATAACTTAAAAAGATATGCCACGTGGGGTGCAGTATTATTCCTTGGGTTTAGGCTACCTATATAATATTTACACAGATTCTATTGatatttaatatatacataACTCAAaccaaagaaacccaaacccaggAACCAGTCAGATGTACTGTGAAATTATGCACATGGTCCTTATTGTGGTTTTGAAGAATTATCATCTGCACACAGACAAAATTTTGGAGAGTGAGACAATTCAAGAGCACGGATCTAGGCTACTCTGTGCTAGAGAGACACAGAATCTGAAATTCATTTATTATATCAGCCACCGATCTTCCGTGAAGAGCGGTGGCGGTGAAATTATTTGTATGACTTTGGATTAGAAGTCTGCAGTGGAATAAGCAAGAACTTAACTTTCAGGGTGCCAACAGTCACTTGTAGTTCAAAGAATTATCTCACAAACTCATGAATGGGGAGTCTAATAAAGTAATGTGTAGAGAAGGCTGCTCTTCATCCAtggccagcctgctgggacCATGTTGTTGCAATTCAGTGGTGAAACAGGCCTGGCAAGGACTCCTCATGGGGACTTTCACTATGTGGGCAGGGTTTGCACAATGTTATTGCAGCCATATGTACGACAGGCAGCTTTATCCAGAAAAGTTGGCAAATTCAGAATGGATGAGGACACAAAATCACAACACACTTATTTTAAATGATGCAACACAATTTTAATGAGAAcgaaaagaataaaaatactttgcaatAGCAAGGATGTATATCCAAGATGTCAGAgtcaaatgcattttgaaagacGCTATTAAATGTCTCACTGCATTCCGACAACTGTGATGAAGCAGAAGATAACAAGGAATTGGACCCCTGAAGAGATCAGGCAaacattcaaaggaaaaaaaggagaggtgaGTAGCATGCAGAAGGCTCCGCGCTGAACAGGATTTGTGAGTGCTTTCACAAAGCCGTCACTCATCTGCTCACTGGTGAATCTGCATTTCGTTTTTCACTTTTGCATTATTCAGTGGatatttctgctgtgtttaCCAGAACCCACAGCTGCCACGGCTGTACCTGTTGGACCAGTAGGAGTAAGGGCTGCAAGAGCCAAACCCATACGATCTACCATAGCCATACAGACCTCTGTAACCCAGGGAGCCCCCACAGCCATACAGACCCCCATAGCCCAGGGAGCCATAGCCCCTGTAGCCATACAGACCCCCGTAGCCCAGCGAGGAGCCCCCATGGCCATACAGACCCCCATAGCCCAGGGAGCCGTAGCCCCCATAGCCAAGGGAGCCCCCGTAGCCCCCAAGGACGGGTGCTCCAGAGGATCCCACAACTGAATCctgcgggaaggagctgaggatggggccgggGAAGGTGACGACGACTGGAGGTGGCTGGATCAGGGTGGTGGAGTCAGGGCACTGACGGACGCATGGCTCATTCCCGCTGTcagcgaggggctgggggcggtAGATGCCACCAATGGCAGTGGGGCACAGGTCGTAGCAAGACATCTTGCAGGGATGGAGGTAATCTGCAACACACACTGATGAGTaaacaaagcacaaaatcaATGGGAAAAAGAGTTTGGAAGTTGGACACATGGACTAGAATAATGGCTTTATCTTTCAGGTCTTGGttgttcttctttctcttcagtatttttcatgaGACACCTCTCCCTCTTGTAAATCAGCATTGCCCAGATTGCACACTAAGCAGTCATCTCTTCTATGGTCTCGTCCCTAATTTCTGATGCTTGGTTCCCTTTAAGAAGCgtaatggctttaaactcaAAGaagggagatttagattaggtaccagaaagaaatccttcactgtgagggtggcgaggcactggcacagtttggccagagaagctgtggatgccccatccctggaagtgctcaaggtCAGGTCAGATGGTGCTTtcagcagcctggtctagtggaaggtgtccctacCCGTGGCAGTGGGTTGGAGCTAGATGATCATTAAgttcctttccaacccaaaccattctatggttctatgattctgtgaagtaGTTCTTTGTTCTACCCCACTGCCAAACACTGCAAAATTTTTACGCAGccctttattttgcaaatgGCTTCCACTATACTTTGCAGCCACTCTTACAATGCCTGTGTCTGAAAGGTcatttcatgtttgttttgtaCTAGCAAAACCAAAGCGGTGTAACCTGACAACCAGCAAAGTTGATATAGTAAATTAATGGGTAGCTTGAAGAACAACTCTGCCATATTGACCTGTAATGTGCTTCCAGAAGCAACAGCTAGAATCATGCTGCCGGTATGCTGAACTTGCTATAAACATGGATTAAATAAGGCATTCCCTGCCCTGAAGTGCTTGCAAAGTAGCTTGAGAGTCACAGAGTGGGTGAAAAGATTGTCTTGATTTCCCAGATGGGAAACTAGTACACTCAGATAACTAGGGCCAGGTTTCTACTGCAGGTAAGTATGTTGGGATCTGAGCTCTTCAAGAAGACTTTCACCATAGGATCTGATCCAATCTAAAAGAAAACCTGTGGCAGGACTAGGAATATCGCCTGTGAACAATTTTTTTCGTCATTAGAACCAATAAAATATTAGATTAGAAGAGAGTTCCAGAGCTCACCTAGTCGAACTCCCTGTTCAAAGCAAGGACATTGTAAAGGGTAGGTTGGGATTTCCTagtttcttctccattttccaATACTTGTTCTTTCTGGTTAAGCTTGTCCTCTCAAGAAATGCATACATTTACATAGACACATAAGAAACGTAGAtgaaaaagccttaaaaaatcCCTAGTGCTTGAAAAAGTCTTCTGTTGATGTTTTGGAAGCTGCTTTGATAGCTCAAATTTGTATGAACAGGAAAcagtaatttttgaaaaaacaggttttacCATTTTAAACCTGAATACATGGATGTTCAAcatcaaataagaaaaataagcatcATGAAATAATCCAACGTGTTTAAGAATCTTAGAATGCTTACAGATGATTCCGACCTTAACTAAAATTGGCAGAAAAGAGATACTTGAATTTTAGGAAAGAGATCACACAGAATGACACTTACCCTTTTCACCGAGGTGGATAAAGCAGGCAAGGTGGAATGAAGAGCCCTGCGTTGGAAGAGCTTTTATACAGTTCCCTGGATCATGGGGATCATGTAAGCTGCAATTTGTGCATGTGCCTAATTGGGGCAAACCCAAAACTAATATGACACGCAGGTCCTCAAAGTTTTGCTGACTATTTATGGTTCGAAGTCTCATGAAATACGGTAGATGCATTTCATCACAGAAGCCTCTTTCATCTCAAATGGTTACATGTCATATTCATTCCTGTTATCATTCCATTCACATCCTTGGTGTTACAACAAGCATTATACTAATGCTCTTCCTTAGCTTCTCCATTAATAATGGCAAAACCTGGCTGCTCGTTGCGTGACTGCGGTCATCTGATGTGCacagatttttccattaaatcCAGACTGTAGAGATACCGGTCGGTAAAATGGAGTTCCATTAGAGCAACTTTGATGTCACCATTTTTATCTTTATCTGTGCTCTCAGCTACTTAACGTGAGACCGATACTGGACCCAAAGGAAgacacagaaaacatcctgtggTCCTCAAATGCTTTTCTAGTGTCTGGCTTTTGCTCCTGAACACGATGATGACCTCATCTAATGAACAAGGGACTTGGTGAAATAccccttgctttcttttcagtgcatTCAGCTGTGGGTTACTCTCCCTGTCCTTTCCTCAAATACTGGCAAGTCTTTTGGACCATTTAAAGCAGAAGGCTGAGATACAACATCCTTTTAAACCACCCACATTTCCCAGTTCGCTGTCCCCTGATACAAAGCCTTCAGGAATCATTTTTAGGTCCATCTTCAAATCAGGCAATACTGAAGCCTACTGAGAAATGGAGTTAAACGAAACATGACTGGTGGGAACTTGCTAAAGCTATCCAGAGATACACCAAGATAGAGACAGATAAATAATTTGTGTGGATAAAGTCTGACCATTGGTAGAACTGTAACATCTTGagcaaataataaaatcctCTCTTTCTGTGGTCTGATGTGCAGCTGAAAATTATAAAGATACACTGATTAAACACcttatgaaatgttttattgtgTTTAAAAGTTTATATTTCATTCTAGACTTCTACACCGAAAAAACCTGAAGATACACAAATCCCCAGTATTTAGCCATGAACTGATTATACCAAGGACACAAGTATCTTGACTTACACATTTAAATGCGGTGTCATTCCACAATTGCTAGGCGCCTAAATCCAGGTACATACCTTTCATCTAATTGTAAGAACACATTCACAAACCATTAGTGGATAGTTTGTGGCATTTGAAAAGACTTGCTCCCTGGAAGCTTGAAAATAATATTGTCCAAAAAAACTTCTAACCACCTCAAAGGCTGAGAAACCCACCTCATAATTTAGAGCTAACTTATGAGGTAGAGTCTGCAGTATTAAAATAGCACATCTGTAAACAAGGGAAGACCCAGCCTTTGTTTTGCATGGTGCACTCCAAGTTCCCAATTGTTCCCTGGTCACAGAAactgccagctcagccctgtCCTGGACTTAAGTTTGCAGCAACAAAAATGTATTACAGGACATCATGAATTCTCGAGAATCAAAGTCAATAATTCATAGCACTTCTGTCACATTTCAATTTTTGCACCAGAGGATCCATTTGTACTGAGAAAGCTTAGGTTTCCTCAGGCATATTAAACATTCTCAAGCACAACCTTTGTATTGACAACATGAAACCCACAATACCTGGGGAAAGTCTCTTTGGGATCACCAATTTCTTTGTAGTTTTAGATAAATTCAGAAACTCATTCCTTGTTTATCTCTCAAAAAACAATTGCAAGCCTCAGGGATACAAAGGCTTGCTCTCTGTCTCCTACGCAAAACCCTGCAGACTTAACCCTACACATTTTTTGTAAGAGAATGCAACTGTTTGAGTGACTGATGGATGGAGAAATCAATTCCACCCATATCCACATGAAAAGAGTTCCCAGCACCCCAAAATGAGGGGtttcaccatttttttctgctcaaaaGTAAATTTTAGTTTCCACATAAGCCCTATTTAGAGAGTGAAGCACGCGTTGCaggtccctggggctgctgctgctcttctgagCTGAATTGTCCCCATTACCGCCAGTGTCCAATACTACTGGAGAACATCATCAGGTCTCAATGGTGCCTTGTCCCCCAGCTGTAGGTAGGGATGCTAAACATGTAGGAACCACCCCCAGCCTTCCTGCATATCTCATTGACAGTCTTTAACTTCTTTTCTGGCAGGTTGTAATGTGAACTATATGTACTTAAACAAAATTCCTGTCCATGACAGCAGTTTCTAATTCTGATAAACCCATGAGACAGTCTCCAGGTGTTAATATGAGAGGAGCTAGCTTAATAATTTCTGTTGTCATTTTAAGGAAGTGACTGGAATAATGTCAGGtactaattttccccaagtcgtCACAAGATGAAAGAATTCTCTATAATCTGAAGTAATGTTTAGGTCCTTATTACAAACAAATTTGAAAGGACTCATAAACTCCAATAATGAACACAGCAATTTCATCATCTTGATGGGTTACACGTGTTTGAAATTGGGGCGGGCAACCAACGTTGATCTTGTACCTCCAGCTGCTCCGATATAAAAGCTGTTCCCTCTCATAGCTCTTCCAAACAATTCCCTTGACTTCTTGGTGACTTGGGTAAGTCTGATTCTTCTCTATTGCTATCAATGTCTCTTTTTGTGGCTGTTTTCAACTTCAGTTGATGTCCATCATCCATACTGTGGATGTATCTGTGTTGCCTTGAGACACGGATTCTAATGCTGGCTCTGGGGTGGCAGATACACCTGTTTGGTGCGTGGGTCTCTGTGGAGTTCTGTGTCAGAAACACTGGACCTTGGAGTAATTGGAAGACACTCTTAGTCATCTATTTcagttttaggtagtcctgcaaggaaCAGGGAGTTGGATTCAATGATCGTGATGGGTCCCTTCCAATTTGAGATAtgctatgattttatgattcttaCTTCAGTGCATTTAATGTATTCCAAAGTTTGTCCTGGGAATAATAATGAGCTTTTGGAAAGACGTTAGGGACTAAAAGGCTGTTTATATTGAAACTCTCTAGATACTATCCATACAGTGGCTGCATAGATGGGAACTGGGATAATAACGTTTCCATCTGTCCTTTACTGTCTTGTCAACCAGCTTTCTGAGCAATCTGGCCAGTCACAATCCTATAATCTGTTGTTCCTACAACTCTCAGTAAAATTGGGATGAGTGGGAAGAAGAAGCTACTGTAATTAAGTCATATATAAACTACATCTCATGTAAACCTGCTGAACCCAAATCCAAGTTTTCCTCCTGACTCATCAAATGACCTTGAACAAAGTCATGctctttcagcttttgcttctcAGTTTCCAGTTTAATGTGTAGAAATCTATATAAGTTCTTCACGGGATAATTGTGAGTGACAACACTTTCACAGCTAGGTATAACATTTCCCATATGCTTTTGTATGTGTAGACATCTTTTGGACACTTTTTGAAAATCTACTCTTTGAAAAAAGAGGATTATGATTGCAAACTGTGAAATCaatttatttatacaaaatCCTGTACTTGATTCATTAAACTGATGAATTTTGAAGTCTTCTTCTACTTAGTCTAATCATCAGTGTTTGTTGCAGCTTACTTCCATCCTTCAAGACGTCTTGCTATGACCTGTGCTCCCCTGTTGTTAGTAGCATCAACCCTAATGTTTGATATTTCTTCAATGTTAACATAAATTACTGTGTCTTACAGACTGACTTCCATCTCTACGAGATGTCTTGCTACGACCTGTGCTCCACCTCTGCCTGTGGCGTCAaccgcccccagcccctcgctgACAGCGGGAATGAGCCATGCGTCCGTCAGTGCCCTGACTCCACCACCCTGATCCAGCCACCTCCAGTCGTCATCACCTTCcccggccccatcctcagctccttcccgcagGATTCAGTTGTGGGATCCTCTGGAGCACCCGTCCTTGGGGGCTACGGGGGCTCCCTTGGCTATGGGGGCTACGGCTCCCTGGGCTATGGGGGTCTGTATGGCCATGGGGGCTCCTCGCTGGGCTACGGGGGTCTGTATGGCTACAGGGGCTATGGCTCCCTGGGCTATGGGGGTCTGTATGGCTGTGGGGGCTCCCTGGGTTACAGAGGTCTGTATGGCTATGGTAGATCGTATGGGTTTGGCTCTTGCAGCCCTTACTCCTACTGGTCCAACAGGTACAGCCGTGGCAGCTGCGGGTTCTGGtaaacacagcagaaatatCCACTGAGTAAGGAATAACCGGCAATGGAGAGACAGAATCTTGATCCACAGTAGTGGTCCCGAAGGAGATGTTGTGAAATCCTGATCGCTGCCAGCCACTGCAGTGGAGCTGAGAGCACACCACACATCCTTAATTTCTTCACTTTCTACTCATGGtcatttgggctttttttccaacTATGTGTATAATGAGTGGGATAAACCAAATATATTATATTCTTATAAAATGGCACTTCACTGTCTAACAAGAATAATTATGGAAGGAACTACTTGTACTCTGATGCATATTCTTGAAAATTCTACAATGCTTTtctgtgaacatttttttctcattaaagtGATTCTACTCTGCATCAAACAAATCaacttttggttttcattttttctgctaTGGATATGCAGCTCTCCTCTCTGTAAATGCGGGAAACTCACATCTTTACATAGAGTGAGGCTCAGACTtcaaaaacacagctgaaatggTTCAGCTATCAGTGAATTCAGTCACCCTGTGTTGCAGACATTTGGGAGCAGGaatcctccctccccagctgtcCTGGGTTACGATAATAACATTAGTTTAGAAAGAAACCACACTAAACCTCCATTCCCTAATGAGCCACTTGAACATCTTTGCTGatcacagcagaagcagagctggtGCCTCAGCTGAGGCTGGATTCAAAGCAGATTATGAAGAAAAGGGTGGTGGATGGTGCCCTCAGGCAGGAGGGATTTAGGGAGAGAATGGTGAAGGTTATTTGCACAGAGCAGTTGAGAGGGAGAGGGTAGGAGGAGCTGCAACAAGGAAAACAGCTCTTCACAGGTGGGTAGACCATCTAATGGACGTTTTAGATGAGGAATATCATGGGAGAGGCTGCAAGTTAGAGCTGCTGAAAATGGGGGTTTATGTTGTGAGAACTTCACACGTAGAAGGAACTGGGAAACACAACAACAGTGTTGAGGTTATGTATGCTGCGTTGTGACTTTTTCTACCTTTTAAGCTTTTCAGGCACCATAACTATGTTCTACCCGTTCCAGCCATTCTCACTGGTATATAAGAATTAGCCTTTGGGGTAGCTGTCTGGAGTAGCTACTTTGACTTTTCTGTCAAAAATCATCCAACATCATCAGATTTTGTGATTATACAGAAAGACCATTCagatttaaaagttttattgtaTGCCCCAGGAAAATTTCTTCAAGGATTTGACAGGAAATTAATTCAGCTTGCTGCAGAGAGTATTACTGAGGACAGAGTATAAGTATTTGAGTTAGAACCTGAGGTTCAAAGAGATTACTCAAAGTTTTACCTGGAAGTAAGTCTTACTAAAATTAACACTTTTAGGAAAGAGTTTAAAATTAGTGACCTACTGTTTCATTTCTCTACCAGCAGTAATGTGGAACCAGTGGATGTACAACCAAGAAGCCAAATTCTTCAAAAATCTCAAGAATCTTTAGCTGAAAATGGGGAGGCCAGGGCAATAGCTCCTTCTCTGCTGAGGCTTCACAATGCTTTTGTACAATTGAAATCCCTGGGTTTTTTGGGGGCAGGACATTCCTCTACATAGTTTAGACTGATGAAAGCACAGGTTAAACTTCTAAAACAAGTAACAAGGGCAAAGCCATGAGAAAAGAACACCAGAACATGTAAACTTCGATGCAATAAACTTTTAATAACAGTGAGAGAAGGAATACATTTTCAGAGTCTCCAAGAAGTAGGAAACTGTTCTCCACTCAGGGATACGTTCACATATGATTGATCTGGGTTTTTTAGCTGTTGATTTGAACAAACAGGAACATTTTGAGCAACATATTGCCCCAAGAAATATGGAAATGTGACAGGAGAAGCATTAaggcagaaaataaaggcaggagttgagaagaaaaattcaaaaggGGCTGAAGGGACACAGCTCTGTGGTCTTGGAACAGAGCAGTGGAGGTGCAGACCTCTTTAGCTGTGAAACCATCAGATCTCATTTATCAGTTATACCTCACTTGGGATATTTCTATAGGATTTAGCAGGGCCCACAGCTGCCATGGCTGTACCTGTTGGACCAGTAGGAGTAAGGGCTGCAAGAGCCAAACCCATACGATCTACCATAGCCATACAGACCTCTGTAACCCAGGGAGCCCCCACAGCCATACAGACCCCCATAGCCCAGGGAGCCATAGCCCCTGTAGCCATACAGACCCCCGTAGCCCAGCGAGGAGCCCCCATGGCCATACAGACCCCCATAGCCCAGGGAGCCGTAGCCCCCATAGCCAAGGGAGCCCCTGTAGCCCCCAAGGACGGGTGCTCCAGAGGATCCCACAACTGAATCctgcgggaaggagctgaggatggggccgggGAAGGTGACGACGACTGGAGGTGGCTGGATCAGGGTGGTGGAGTCAGGGCACTGACGAACGCATGGCTCATTCCCGCTGTCAGCGAGGGGCTGGGGACGGTTGACGCCACAGGCAGAGGTGGAGCACAGGTCGTAGCAAGACATCTCGTAGGGATGGACGGTCTTTTATGTTAACACTGAAGAAATAACAAACAGGAGGTTATGATGAAGCAATGCTACAGGGTGTCAGTAATAAATTTGGGAATTCAGCATATTTCCTATTACTGTTCTTCCTAGCACTGTAATCTGGAGGCTTATTTTGACTTTAGTGTGACAAAGTCATGTACTTTTCTGTTGTATCTTTGGTATTTCCAGTTGAACTGATTTGATAGTATTACATTACTGTTAGTTGATGGCTTCAACTTAATAAGTTTCATCTTTCCTGTTATAAactcagcagagctctgctaaATGCAGCCTTATACAACCACGTATATGAACTGGTTTTTATCTTCTAAAATAGACAAGGAATTCTCTGAAGTGCTAAAACGTTACAAGTTTGCAATTCAAAATTGCTTGATATACCCCTCTGCTGAAGCGTATCTTTACAGACCCTAGTAATGAATGAGAAACCAAATATTATTTCCAGTAGCAAATGATCTACATATAACTGGCAGCCTTGCAGCAACTGAAGAAGGCTTGGTCTGGAGTTAATAAGTTTAGTAAAGTCTGAGAGAAATCTGACTTACCAAATTCACGAAGGCGAGTAAGGTGAGAGAAGTGGAATGAAAGGCTTAATGCAGAAAGCTTTTATACAGCTCCATAGATTGCCTGGAGGATATTAGGCATCCTTTGCGTGAGTTCATAATTAGGTACCAACCCCAAATTGTAGGACACGTAGTTCCTCAAAGTGCTGAAATTGTTTTTGCTTATTCCTTGTGCGTTGTAGGCACTTCAAACCCACGCATAGCGTGACATCCACCACAGACCTCTCTATTATCTCCAGGCTTTATGTGTggaattgttttttatttttccattgctcTTTTTAGCATTAGGGGAGGAAGTAGAGCTGACTTGATTTATTTAAGAGTCCTACTTAATTAAGATGACAGGAGGGCAGTCATTTCTTTTGTTCAATTACAGGTCTTTTAGTGTAATCAACAATATACCTGgagacaaaatgaaatttcttttggGATTGCAAACGAAGGCTAGAGACAAGCAACAAGGGTAAAAACATTCTTTCTGCAAGGCTTAGCAGTTCTACCTCCAGCTACTCAGTACAAGGCAAACACCATCATCAGGAGCATCTTTTAATGGGTTTTGGATGGTTCTCCGCTAGTTGTCTTTCAGTCCTGGGgacagagaaatatttcagcCGGCAGTCACAAGTCACAATTGAAGCTGGTTTTTCTGAGTTGTTCCATtgagctttgttttcctttatattttatCATGTATTCTTCTCCTGTTACATGTTAGAGAGATGTACCATGGAACATGGGATTAAAGAAGCAAGTAAATCAGGCAATAAGACATGACCACTGAAAAAGGGATTCTAGCCTCGACACAGTGAAGACGGACCTCATTGTACCCTATATTGTTGGGGTGGTTTTCGTTAACAGTTCAGTTAACataaacagatttctgtttctggatCAATGTGTAATAGAAAAGaacatagattttatttttaaagtcaaagAAAGGACAGTCCAAAAAGTGTTATAAACCATGAACTGGTTACAGGAAAAACCCAAGTGACCTTAACTTACCTACTTTAGTGTGATAATCTCTTGTAATAGTGGGGTGTATGAATCCAGGCATACTTTTTATATAATTATGACACAGTATCTGCAAGTTAGCAATGGGTGTTCATGAGGTATTTGAAAATCCCTTGGAATGTCCTTGTAAAACTTTGAGATGGCTTTTGTTTTCGGTATTATAGCTCTGGAAATCATCATATGTATCCCCAGATTTGGAAAAGCTCGTAGTTTAGAAACAATATGAAGATAATTATGTTAACAATTATGATAACAATTATAATGATATAGTATTACAATAATGGcataaacaaagaaagaagcctCAGCAAAAGCCAGCATTTGCCTTTCCCAGTGGATTCCCACCCCATAATTGCTCTCTACTGAAAGGTGCCATCAATGATGGGGTTAGCTGCAAGATCAGGATCAAGGAGCCCTGAAGGCTAAGctagaaa
Above is a window of Falco biarmicus isolate bFalBia1 chromosome 19, bFalBia1.pri, whole genome shotgun sequence DNA encoding:
- the LOC130141583 gene encoding scale keratin-like yields the protein MSCYDLCPTAIGGIYRPQPLADSGNEPCVRQCPDSTTLIQPPPVVVTFPGPILSSFPQDSVVGSSGAPVLGGYGGSLGYGGYGSLGYGGLYGHGGSSLGYGGLYGYRGYGSLGYGGLYGCGGSLGYRGLYGYGRSYGFGSCSPYSYWSNRYSRGSCGFW
- the LOC130141584 gene encoding scale keratin-like; this encodes MSCYDLCSTSACGVNRPQPLADSGNEPCVRQCPDSTTLIQPPPVVITFPGPILSSFPQDSVVGSSGAPVLGGYGGSLGYGGYGSLGYGGLYGHGGSSLGYGGLYGYRGYGSLGYGGLYGCGGSLGYRGLYGYGRSYGFGSCSPYSYWSNRYSRGSCGFW
- the LOC130141372 gene encoding scale keratin-like; translated protein: MSCYDLCSTSACGVNRPQPLADSGNEPCVRQCPDSTTLIQPPPVVVTFPGPILSSFPQDSVVGSSGAPVLGGYRGSLGYGGYGSLGYGGLYGHGGSSLGYGGLYGYRGYGSLGYGGLYGCGGSLGYRGLYGYGRSYGFGSCSPYSYWSNRYSHGSCGPC